The Urbifossiella limnaea nucleotide sequence GACCACCCGGGCGCGCGGCGGACGCTGTTCCGCGGGGCGTGGCGCGACTGACCGCCGCTCGCGGCGTAGCACCGCGGTGCCACGCCGCGAGCGGCACGGCCGTCAGAAGTCCGGCGGCAGCGGCAGGCCGTCGTTGACGGTGGCCGCGATCCGGCGGGCGGCGTCGGGCGTGCTCTCGCGGCCGAACCGGACGCTGCCGTCGGCCATCGCGAAGATGAACCCGTTCCGGTGGACCTGGCCGAGCTGCGGCAGCGGGCCGTCCTTCGTGTACGTCAGTTCGCGCGGCTGCGGCCACGGCACCGTCTCGCGCGCCTCCACCACCAGGAACGTCGTGCTCGTCCCGTCCGGAATCTGGCCGTTCCGGGGGTTAATGCTCAGCGGCGGGCGGCCCGGCGGGAACAGCGTGTCCGGCCCGGTGAAAACCCGCGCGTGCGTCTGCTTCGTGTCTCCCGGGTCGGACGGCGAGACGTACACCGGTACCGGCACGTTGGCGTGCGGCCGGTTCTTGCCGTCGTCCCACGGCTGCGTCACGTCGAACTGGCGGTACAGGTTCTCCTGTTCCAGGAACGGCAGCAGGTGGACGCGCCAGCTCACGGGGCCGTCGGCCGCCGGGAGCCGGCCGTTCGTGTCGTGGTAGTTGTGGAACCCGAGCGCCACCTGCTTGTAGTTGTTCATGTCCTTGGTCCGCGCCGCCGCCTCGCGGACCTTCTGCACCGCCGGCAGCAACAGAGCGATGCCGCCCCCAGCGCAGCAGAACAGGATCACCACCACGATGCCGACGATGGCCGCAACGCTCATCCCGGCCGCGGCGCCGGCCCCCCCGCCGCTCCCGCCGCCGCTGGCCCGGCCGCGGCGCGGGCGGTCGTCGTAGTCGTCGTCGTAATCGTCGTCGCGCGGGCGGCGGCGGCGCGGGCGGTCGTCGTAGTCGTCGTCGTCGGCGCGGCTCATGGGGCGGGCTCCGGAGTCGAAGGCGGATTCTACCCGCTCACCCGGCGAGCAGCCAGACGCCGAGTGCGACCACCGCGGCGAACCCGACCACGGCCCCGGCGGCGACGAGGAGCTTGGCCCGCTTCAGCGCCGTCTGCTTCTGCGGCACGAACCGCTCGGGCCGGCCGAAGTCGGTCACCGCCACCGCCGGCGGGGGCGCCGCGTCGGCGGGGCACGCCGCGGTGTAGCCGAGCGACAGCAGCAGCACCACCGGCCGGCACAGCGTCCGCGTCGGGAACGCCGTCAGGCGCGCGATCGAGTCGCTGAAGAAGAAGCGCGCCCGCTCGCGGAAGCGCTCGGCGTCGGGGCCGGCGTGGCGCGCGGCGAGGCGGAGCACCTCGAACTTACGCACGTCCTGCGCCGCCCACGTCTCGTTCGGGTACTCGAGGATGTCGGGCCGGCTCAGCGTCGGCACCTCGTGGTCGGCCATCCAGCGGGCGTAGTGCAGCAGGCTGGCGCGGGCGTAGGCGTACATCGCGTCCAGCTGCCCGAGTTCGGCCTTGTGGTCGAGGTACTTGCCGAGCGAATGCAGGAACATCGTGTAGAACCAGCGGTTCTCCACGTCGAGAAGCTTGCGCGCCGGCACGTCGTCGGCGGGATGCACGACGCGGCGGATGAGCCGCTCGGCCTTCGCCAGGAACTTCGCGTCGCCGGTGAGGGTGTGGCCGACGAGCAGGGCGGCGAGCGAGTTACCCGAACCGCGGCCGGGGCCGTGGTACTCCGGCCCGCGGCTCTGGCTGGCGAGACCGGTGTCGCCGCGGGCCAGCCAGCGGAAGACGGTCTTCGAGCCGTCGTCCATGTCGATGACCCACTGCGCCAGCCCGATTGCGGCGGCGCGCGACTGCTCGCTCCCGGTGAGGAAGTAGTGCAGCGCGAGGCCGGCGGCGTAGTTCTGCTCGTTGCCGGGGCCGCCGCCGAGCGCGTAGACGTGCTTCGACTTCTTCGCCTTCGGATCGTTCGGGTCGAGTCCGGCAGGACCGCCGAGGGTGCGGAGCAGCTTCGGGTACGAGCGGTGCGTGGCGGTGTCGGCGGGGGCGTAGTGGTAGGTGTGCCAGAACAGGCCGCCGTTGTACGCCGCCTTGTCGCGGGTTGTGTGATAGATGTCGATGTCGGCGACGTGCGCGGCGAGGGCGTCCATGTGCTCGGCCCAGCGCGGGTCGCCCGAGCGGAGCAACTGCACGCCGAAGCCGAACACGGGGTCGTACTGGTTGTTGTAGTGCGACACCATCGGCGCCGGGCCGGCGTCGTAGACGGCCTCGTGGTCGCCCCAGATGTCGCCGAAGTGGCGCCAGCCGTACTCGTCGATCGTCTCGCGCTTCTGAACGAAGGTGTCCGGGCCGTCGAGGGCGGCACCGACGAGCGCGAGGTAGTCGGCGTGGGGGTCGGTGGCTTGCGGCGTGAGGTACGGCACGGCCCCGGTGGCGGCGACCCACTCGGGCGGCAGCGTGACGCGCGGCGGCGTGCGGAACCACTCCAGCGCCTCGGCGGTGGCGTCGGCCCCGAAGGCGACGGCGAACGTGTGCGTCTTCTGCTCGCCGCCCTGGAGCTCGTGGAGGTCGCCGGCCTGCTGCGGGAACAGCCGCAGGGTGATGGCGTCGGCGGTGGCTTCGATCGCCTTCGGGAAGTTCTCCCAGAAGTGCTCCGTCGTGACGCCGAGACCCGGCAGCAGGACGATCGGCGTGGCGCGGCGGCCGCTCGCTGCGTTGAGCCGGTAGCCGCGGAATGGGAGCGTGACAGTGCCGGCGCGGGTGACGTGGTTGCGGCCGTTCCAGTTCTCCCCACCGCTGGACGCCTGGAACAGCTCGAACGGCAGCGGGTACGGCACGACGGGGGCGCCGCGCTCTGGGGAGTAGCGGAGTTCGCCGCCGCGCCCTTCCGGCAGCGCGAACGTGATCGACGCATCCTTCAGGAACACCGAGCCCGGGTCGCCGAGATCCCAGAGGCCGCCAGGGTGCTCGGCGCGGCGCGGGTTCCGCAGCGTGAACTCGACGCGCACAACTGTTGAGCCGGAGAAGAAGTGTATCCGGGCGTCGAAGTCGAGCAGTGAGTCCGATCGCGACCCCTGCTCCGAAACGAGTTGACCCGTCAGATGCAAGATCGACCGGCACGGGCCGGGCGCCTCAATCTCGACCGTCCGTACATCCGCCAGCCAGGTGTGCCCGTTACCGTCCGTCACCAGGAACCCGCGTGGGCTCGGCTCGGGCGATACGCCCGTGCCCACGGCGAGGGCGACGCTCATGAACGGGAAACAACTACCCGGTCGGACGATGAATAGCGCCGCTCCCGGGTGAACCCACACGGCATTGCCGGTTCGCTCGGCGAGGTTCCGTCCCTCAAGCCTCGACTGATCTCCGACGAACAGCGTGTACGGCCCCGCCCCCGACTCCGCGATCCAGTCCAGTAGCACCCACCGGGCGGAGCCGTCGGCCCAGCGGTCGGTCACCTTCGCCTGGAGCGGAACCGGGCGGCCGGCGGCATCGGTCAGGGCGAGCCGCGCCGCGTCGGTCACGACGCCGCGCGGCCACGGGACGCCGGCCGTCACCGGGCCGCGGCCGGCGGCCGGGGTAGTCACCGTCAGCACGACGCGGGGCGATTCCACGGGGCCGCCTTTCGTTCCGGGAGCGCTGTAGTATAGTTCGGTGCTCCGTCCGGCCCGGGGGGTGTGTGAAGCAGACGCTGTTCATGGCCGCCCTGACCGGGTTCGCGGTCGTCGGGTCGTTCGCCAGCACCCCGTTCGTCGGGTTCTGCGTCTACGTCCTCTACGCCGTCCTCCGCCCGCAGTACATGTGGCAGTGGTCGCTCCCCGTGGGCGTCAACTGGTCGCTGTACGTGGCGCTGGCCACCATCCTCGCCACCGCCGTGTTCGGCCCGCGCCCGCCGCGCCCCGCGCCCGGCCGGCTGCCGCCGAGCCGCGTCACGATCGCCCCGCTGCACGTCGCCATGTTCCTGTTCGGGCTGTGCCTGGTCGCCAGTTACTTCACCGCGCGTGTCCCCGAGGCCGGCGACCGCATGGTCGGCGACTACTGGAAGATGTTCCTGATGTTCGGCGTCGGCGCGGTCGTGACGCGGTCCGTCGGGCAGGTGTGGGCGCTGTACCTCACGTACACCCTGTCGCTGGCGTACATCGCGTACGAGGTCAACTTCCTGTACTTCCGGCACGGCTACCTCGGCATCGCCACGAACGGCTACGGCGGGGCCGACAACAACGGCGCCGGCATGCTCCTGGCGATGGGCGTGCCGCTGTGCGCGTTCGCCTGGGAGAGCACGACCCGGTGGTGGCGGTGGGCGTTCGCCGCGTTCATCCCCGTCATCCTCCACGCCGTGCTGATGACGTACTCCCGCGGGGCCATGGTCGCGCTCGTCGTGGCCGCCCCGTTCTGGATCCTCCGCGGCCGCTACCGCAAGCCGAAGATCGCCCTCGGCGTGTGCGTGCTCGCGTGCCTGCCGTTCCTGGCCGGGCAGGAGATCCGCGACCGCTTCTTCTCCGTGGAGAAGTACCAACAGGACAACAGCGCCAACAGCCGGCTCACGAGCTGGAAGATCGGCGTCCAGATCGCCAACGAGAACCCGGTGTTCGGCGTCGGCATCCGCAACTCGCCGCTGCTCACGTACTCGTACGGGGCCGACATGGAAGGCCGCGTCATCCACAGCCAGTACATCCAGATCGCCGCCGACAACGGGTACGTCGGCCTGGCCTGCTACCTGGCCGTGGTCGGGCTCGCCATGTGGGACTTGGAGAAGGTGATCCGCCGGTCCCGCCCCCTCGACGACCCCGACTCCGTGCGCGCCTACGTGTCCGCGGCCGGCTTCCAGGGGGCGATCGTCACGTTCCTGGTGGGGGCGACGTTCCTGTCGGCCGAGGCGTTCGAGCCGCAGTACTGGCTGTTCCTCGCCGCGGCCCAACTGCGGCTCGCGTACTTCGCCGCGCCGGTTCCCGGCACGCCCACCCGGAGCTGAGCTGCGATGCGGCTGTCGATCTACACCTGCGTCCGCGACGGGCTGTACCACGACTACCACGTCGTGCAGATGATCCGCCACCACCTCGCGGTCGCCGACGAGATCGTTGTCCACGACGGCAACTCGACCGACGGTACCGCCGAGGCCGTGGCCGCGATCGGCTCGGACAAGGTGAAGCTGTTCCGCTCCGACTGGGGGAAGCCGACCGGCCTGGACTGGATCACCAACTTCAAGAACGCCGCCCGCCGGCGCTGCACCGGCGACTGGGCCATCAACCTCGACTGCGACGAGTTCCTGCCGGAGTGGGACTTCGCGCCGTTCCGCGAGTGGCTGGCGCAGGCGCCGCCCGACGCCGACGTGCTGCCGCTGCGGATGATGAACTTCTACGGCAGCTACCGCGTCTACCACCGGCACCCGGAAAAAGTGCCGTGGCCGGACGTGAAGTGGAACGTTCACCGCAACAAGCCCGACATCGAAGTCTACAACGACGGGTCGAACGTGCGGCGCGTCGGCGAGTCGGCCACACGCCCGGCGGTGGACGCGAAGTTCGCGGTGCATCACTTCGGCTTCGTGCGGAACCCGGCCCGGCTGCGGCAGAAGTGGCGGAACGTGCTGGCCAACCTGTACGCCCGCCGCGACGGCAAGCGCACCACCCGCTTCGGCCTGCCGACGTTCCTGTTCGACCTGTTCCCGCACCGCTGGAAGGACCCGCAGTTCCTGCCCGACCTGGCCGTGTACGACGGGCCGTACATCACCCCGGTGCGCGACGACCCGGCCGAGTTCACCCGCGACAAGGATTCGCTGTACCAGTTGCTCCGCGCGAAGGCGGACTGACCCACCGAGGATCGTCGCGTGTCCCTCCCGTCCTCCCTGCTCGGCCCGGTCCGCCGCCTGACCACGGCCGCCCGCCACGGCTGGGGGCCCACGCGCCTGGCTGACCACGCCATCCGCCGCCACCAGGCCGTGCAGCGGCTCCCCGAGCTGGCCGGCCTCGTGAGCATGGTCGCCGCCCTGAAGCCGAACGTGGTCGTCGAGGTGGGCACGCGCCACGGCGGCACCTTCTCGTGCTGGCCGACCGTCGCCGCCGACGGCGCCCTGCTCGTGAGCATGGACCTGCCCGCCGGCTCGTTCGGCGGCGGCTCCGGCGACCCCGTGCTGGCGCGGCTGGCCGAGTTCCTGCGCCCCGGGCAGCGGCTCGAAACGCTCCGCCAGGACTCACACCTCCCCGCCTCGCGGGAGTGGCTGGTCGGCGTGCTGGCCGGCCGGCCGATCGACTTCCTGTTCCTCGACGGCGACCACTCGCTCGCCGGCATTCGCCAGGACTTCGAGACGTACGGCCCGCTCGTCCGGAAGGGCGGGCTGGTGGCCTTCCACGACATCCTGCCCGACCCCGGGAACGCGCACATCCAGGTGCCCGAGTTCTGGGCCGAGCTGCGCGGCCGGTACGACGCCCGCGAGTTCATCGACCCGCCCGGCCGGACCAGCGGCGGGATGGGGATCGGGGTGGTCCGCGTATGACCCGACCGCTCCGCGTCGGGTTCGTCGTCCACGTCATGCAGGTGGCCGGCGCCGAGGTGCTCGTCCGCGAGACGGTGGCGCGCTTGGCCGGGCGCGTGCAGGCGACCGTGTTCTGCCTCGACGCGATCGGCCGCATCGGCGAGGAGATGACGGCCGACGGCGCGGACGTGATCGCCTTCGGCCGCCGGCCCGGCCGCGACTGGGGCGTGGCCCGCCGCCTCGCCGCCGCGGCCCGCGAGCGCGGCGTCGAGGTGATGCACGCCCACCAGTACACGCCGTTCTTCTACTCGGCGCTGGCGAAGGTGCTGAACCCGCGCTGGCGGCTGATCCTGACCGAGCACGGCCGGCACTACCCGGACCGCGTGTCGCCGCTGCGGCGGGCCGTGAACCGGCTGGCGCTCGACCGCCTCGCCGACGCCGTGACAGCGTGCTGTCACTTCAGCGCCGAGGGGCTGACCCGCACCGACGGCTTCCGCGGCAACCGCATCGAGATCGTCGAGAACGGCATCAACGTGGACCGGTACGGCCCCGCGGCCGACCCCGCGGCGCAGAAGGCGGCGCTCGGCCTCGACCCGGCGCGGCGGTACGTCGTGCATGTGGCCCGGCACCACCCGGTCAAGGACCAGGCGACGCTGCTCCGCGGCTTCGCCGCGGCGGAGCTGGAGGGTGTCGAGCTGCTGATGGCCGGCGACGGCCTACTGCGCGAGGAGTTGGAAACGCTGGCGGCGCGGCTCGGCGTGCGGGAGCGGGTGCGCTTCCTCGGCATCCGCACCGACGTGGCCGAGCTGATGCGCGCCGCGGACGTGTTCGCGCTCACGTCGGTGAGCGAGGCCGCGTCGCTGACGCTGCTGGAGGCGATGGCGACGGGGCTGCCCTCGGTGGCGACGGCCGTGGGCGGCAACCCCGAGCTGGTGCGGCACGAGCGCGAGGGGCTGCTGTTCCCGCGCGGCGACGCCGCCGGCTGCGCCGCCGCGTTCCGTCGGCTGTTCGCCGACGCGGCGCTCGCGGCCCGCCTCGGCGCCGCGGCCCGGCAGCGGGCGCGGCAGCGCTACCAGCTCGACCGCACCGTGGACGAATACTTCCGCCTGTACTGCCGCCTCGCCGGACGCACGCCGTGAATGCCACCCGCGAAACCGCGAAGCGCCTCGCCCGCGCCGCCGCGCTCGTCGCCGTACTGCCGGTGCTGCTGCACTACTGGTTCTGGTCGCTCGTCGTCGGCCACCACGCCGCGTTCCGCGGCGCCGTGCAGTTCGTCTCGCTCCTCCCCGGCCTCCCCGGCATCTACATGCGCGGCGCCTTCCTGACCCACACGCTCGCCGGGTGCCACCCGTCGGCGCGGGTCGAGTTCGGCGTGCTGTTCTCGGAGCCCGGCGCGGAACTCGGCGAAGGCGTGTACGTCGGCCCGCGCTGCATCCTCGGTCTGGTCCGCGTCGGCAAGGACGCACTACTGGCGTCCGGCGTGCAGGTGCCGTCCGGCGGCAAGACGCACCGGTTCGACGACCCCGACGTACCGATCCGCGACCAGGGCGGCGAACTGACGCTCGTCACCATCGGCGAAGGAGCGTGGGTCGGCGCCGGGGCCATCGTTCTGGCCGATGTCGGCAAGGGCACCGTGGTCGCGGCCGGGTCGGTGGTGACGAAGCCGCTGCCGGACTACGTGGTGGCCGCCGGCGTTCCCGCGAAGGTGCTGCGGCCGCGGTTCGGGGGCGCCCCCGATGCCTGACCCGACGCCACTGGTGGTCTTCTCGGACGACTGGGGCCGGCACCCGTCGAGCTGCCAGCACCTGATCTCGCACCTGCTGCCGACGCGGCCGGTGGTGTGGGTGAACACGATCGGCACCCGCCCGCCGCGGCTCGACCGGGCGACGCTGGCGCGGGTCGTCGAGAAGCTCAAACAGTGGGGACGCCCGCCGAGCCCGGCGCAGGCGCCGGCGCCGCGCGTGCTGAACCCGCGCATGTGGCCGTCGTTCCGCGGCCGGTTTGCCCGCGGGCTGAACCGCCACGTCCTCGGCCGCGCCGTCCGTGCCGCACTCGCCGACCTGGCCGCTCCGCCGGTCGTCGTCACCACACTGCCGATCACCGCCGACCTCGTCGGCACGTTCCCCGCCGCGCGGTGGGTGTACTACTGCGTCGACGACTTCGCCGTGTGGCCCGGCCTCGACGGTCGCACCATGCGCGACATGGAGGCCGAGCTGGCGGCGAAGGTGGACGCCGTGGTCGCCGTCAGCGAGACGCTCCAGCGGCACCTCGCGGCGCTCGGCCGGCCGTCGCACCTGCTGACACACGGCGTCGATTTGGACCACTTCCGCCGCACGCCCGAAGTGCTGCCCGAGTCGCTGCGCCGGCTCGACGCGCTGGCGGGGCCGCTGGTCGTGTTCTGGGGCGTGATCGACCGGCGGATGGACACCGAATTCGTGCGGGTACTCGCCGCCTCGCTCGATGCCGGGACCGTCTTGTTGGTCGGCCCACAGGACGACCCCGACCCGGCGCTGCTGGCGCTACCGCGGGTGGCGACACTGCCGCCGGTGCCCTACGCCGACCTGCCGGCGCTGGCGGCGCGGGCGGCGGTGCTGGTGATGCCCTACGCCGACCTGCCGGTGACGCGGGCCATGCAGCCGCTGAAGCTCAAGGAGTACCTGGCGACGGGGAAGCCGGTCGTGGTCCGCGAGCTGCCGGCGACGCGCGAGTGGAGCGACTGCCTCGACGCGGCGGCGACGCCGGCGGCCTTCGCGGCCGCGGTACGCGAGCGGCTGGCGACGGGGGTGCCGGCGGCGCAGGCGGACGGGCGGAAGCGGCTCAACGCCGAGGGGTGGGCGGCGAAGGCCGCGCAGTTCGCGGCGTGGCTGAACGGGTAGGTCGCTACAGCACCCCGTGCCGCGCCAGCGCCGCGGCGAGCTGTTGCACCGTGGCTTCCCAGGTGAACCGCGCGGCCCGTGCCGCGGCGAGCGCACCCAACTCCGCGGCGCGGCCCGGGTCGGCCACGATCTCCCGCATCCGCCGCGCCACGTCACCGTCGTCCACGTCGGCCCAGCGGCCGGCGTACACCGCGTTCCGCGCTACTACCAAGCGGTGCGGCAGTGCGTACCCCACCGACCCGTCGAAGAACGCGCCGACGCCGCCGAACGCCGCCGACACCAGCGGCCGGCCGCACGCCATCGCCTCCAGCAGGTGTAGGCCGAAGCCCTCGCCGTGCGACAGGTTCACGAACGCCGTGAGGCCGTGGTACCACGCCGCCAGCTCGGCCGCGCCGAGCGTGTGCCGCGTCACCTCGACGCGCGAGTCGCCGTGCGTGTCCACAGGCGGCGACGCGGGCGTGATCTTCACCCGCAGCCGCACGTCGGCGTGGGCCGGGAAGGCGCGGACGAACACGTCCACGACGCGTTGCACGTTCTTGCGCAGCCCGCCCTCGTCGAGCGCCCCCGCGGTGCCGAACACGACCGACCCGCCGGCCGGCGCCGGCGCGAACGCCGCCGGGTCGATGCCGAGCGGCACGACTTCGATCGGCACGCGCACGCCGTTCGCGCGGAAGCACGCGGCGCCCCACGCGCTCGGCACGACGACGAGCCGGCAGCGGTCGAGCGCCGCCACGGCCCCCGGCGGCAGCGTGTCGGTTTCCCACATCGTGTACGCGACGGACCGGCCGCACGGGGCGAAGCGGTGGAGCAGGTGCGGCGGCGCCGCGACGAGTCGCGGCGCGGCGGAATCGGCTTCGGGAAGCGCGAGCAGCGACACGACGGCGGTCGGGTCGCGGACGACGTTCACGCCGCGGGCGAGGAGGCCGCGGGCGACTTCGAGGACGACGTGGTCGTACCCGCCGGGCTTCAGCGCGATGCCGGCGAGGGCCAGCGGCGGGCCGCTGCGCTGCGGCACGGCGGCGGGGCGTTCGCTGAGTAGCTTCGCCGTGAACTCGCGGACGCGGCCGCGGGCCAGGAGTCGGCCGCCGCGGACGAGCGCCGGCCACAGCGCCCCGACGGTCCGCACCGCCCGCCACTTCCGCCGCACCGCCCGTGCCACGCCCATGCCCGCCCCCCGCGACGGCGCACAGGGTGCGGCAACCCGGCCGGGGTGTCAAGGCGAAGGCGCGTCCGGCTGGCCGAAGCCGTCGTCGGCGAGGAGCGCGAGCATCCCCCAGAAGCCGCACACGGCGCCGGGGATGCAGCACAGGTGCGGCACGTTCAGCGCCGCCGCGGCGCACCCGAGCTGCGCGAGCCGGTAGCCCTTCCGCCGGATCAGGCACACGCCGCCGGCCGCGCTCAGTGCCGCCAGCCCCATCGCCGCCGGCCACACCCACGTCAGCTTCGGCGCCAGTTCGGCCGCGGCGCGGTCGTCCTCCGCCTCGTCGCCGCCCTCCGCGGCGGGCGGCGCCAGCCCCATCTGGCGCACGCCCGGCAGCCGCTCCTTCAGCCACTCCTTGCCGCCGTCCGGGCCGCGCAGGAAGTCGGACAGCACCAGCGCGTTCGCCACGAACGACACCACGCCGACGAGGACGAGGCCGGCGCCGGCGAACCGGAGCATGACGCGGTTCCGCTTCGGCGACGGGCCGCGAACCCGCGGCGTCGCCGACAGCAGCACGGGCTCGGTGAGCCGGCCGCCTTCGCGGACGGGGGCGGTGAACGTGGCCTTGCACTCGGGGCACTGCACCGTCTGGCCGAGCCAGTCGGTCGGCACGCGGACGGTGTGCCGGCAGGCCGGGCAGGCGATGACTTCGGTCGGCGTCATTCCGGTGAAGGGGTCAGGAGGGGGGGGAAGTGTCGTTGCCGCTTGGAGCTCCGCGCCTCGCAGCGCGAAGCCCCGAGCGGCAACGACACTTGAAGTCGGTTACCCGACGATGGTCGGTTTCGCCAGCGGCACCGTGCACAGGTGCTGCACCGGGTCGGGGCGGCGCGGCATCAGCAGCTTCGCGGCCAGCGCCGTCCACCCGGTCTGGTGGCTCGCCCCCAGGCCGCCGCCGTCGTCGCCGTGGAAGTACTCGTAGAACAGCACGTGGTCGCGCCAGTGCGGGTCGGCGTACTTCGGGTGCCGGCCGAACGCCGGCCGCCGGCCGTCGGCGCCCTTCCGGAACAGCCCGCTCAGCCGGCCCGCCAGCTCGTCCGCCACGTCCTCCAGGTTCGCCGTCTTCCCCGAGCCGAACGGGTGCTCGACCTGGAAGTCCGGCCCGTAGTAGTGGTGGAACTTCTGCAAACTCTCGATCAGCAGGTAGTTCACCGGGAACCACACCGGGCCGCGCCAGTTCGAGTTGCCGCCGAACAGCCACGAGTCCGAGTCGCCCGGCACGTACTTCACACTCAGCGTCTCGCCGTTCAGCGTGAACGTGTACGGGTGGTCCTCGTGGTACTTCGACAGCGCCCGCACCCCGTACGGCGACAGGAACTCGGCCGGGTCCAGCATCCGGCGCAACAGCTTCTTCATGCGGCTGCCGCGGAGCAGGCTCAGCAACCGGCGCTCGCCGACGCCGGGTTCGTTCCACCGCGACACGAGCGCCGCCAGGTCCGGGCGCTGGTTCAGGAACCAGTCCATGCGCCGCGTGAAGCCCGGGAGCCGCTTCATCGTGTCCGGTTCGAGCGTCTCGACCGCGAACAGCGGGATGAGGCCGACCATCGACCGCACCCGCAGCGTCACCGGCGCGTGGCCCTCGCAGCGGAGCTGGTCGTAGTAGAAGCCGTCGGCCTCGTCCCACAGCCCGCGGCCGGCGCCGCCGAAGTCGGCCATCGCCTCGGCGATGTGGAGGAAGTGCTCGAAGAACTTGCTCGCCAGGTCCTCGTACACCTGGTTGTGCAGGGCCAGCTCCAGCGCCATCCGCAGCATGTTCAGCGAGAACATCGCCATCCACGCGGTGCCGTCGGCCTGGTTGATGTACCCGCCGGTCGGCAGCGGCTTGCTCCGGTCGAACACGCCGATGTTGTCCAGCCCCAGGAACCCGCCCTGGAACAGGTTCCGCCCCTGCGCGTCCTTGCGGTTCACCCACCACGTGAAGTTCAGCAGCAGCTTGTGAAACACCCGCTCCAGGAAGGCGACGTCGCCGCCGTCGCCGCGGCGCTTGCGGTCGATCTGGAAGACGCGCCACGTCGCCCAGGCGTGGACGGGCGGGTTCACGTCGGAGAAGTTCCACTCGTAGGCCGGCAGCTGGCCGTTCGGGTGCATGTACCACTCGCGCGTCAGGAGCAGGAGCTGGCTCTTGGCGAACTCCGGGTCCACGAGCGCGAACGGGACGCAGTGGAACGCCAGGTCCCACGCCGCGTACCACGGGTACTCCCACTTGTCCGGCATCGAGATGACGTCGTCG carries:
- a CDS encoding DUF1559 family PulG-like putative transporter, coding for MSRADDDDYDDRPRRRRPRDDDYDDDYDDRPRRGRASGGGSGGGAGAAAGMSVAAIVGIVVVILFCCAGGGIALLLPAVQKVREAAARTKDMNNYKQVALGFHNYHDTNGRLPAADGPVSWRVHLLPFLEQENLYRQFDVTQPWDDGKNRPHANVPVPVYVSPSDPGDTKQTHARVFTGPDTLFPPGRPPLSINPRNGQIPDGTSTTFLVVEARETVPWPQPRELTYTKDGPLPQLGQVHRNGFIFAMADGSVRFGRESTPDAARRIAATVNDGLPLPPDF
- a CDS encoding RIFT barrel domain-containing protein, giving the protein MESPRVVLTVTTPAAGRGPVTAGVPWPRGVVTDAARLALTDAAGRPVPLQAKVTDRWADGSARWVLLDWIAESGAGPYTLFVGDQSRLEGRNLAERTGNAVWVHPGAALFIVRPGSCFPFMSVALAVGTGVSPEPSPRGFLVTDGNGHTWLADVRTVEIEAPGPCRSILHLTGQLVSEQGSRSDSLLDFDARIHFFSGSTVVRVEFTLRNPRRAEHPGGLWDLGDPGSVFLKDASITFALPEGRGGELRYSPERGAPVVPYPLPFELFQASSGGENWNGRNHVTRAGTVTLPFRGYRLNAASGRRATPIVLLPGLGVTTEHFWENFPKAIEATADAITLRLFPQQAGDLHELQGGEQKTHTFAVAFGADATAEALEWFRTPPRVTLPPEWVAATGAVPYLTPQATDPHADYLALVGAALDGPDTFVQKRETIDEYGWRHFGDIWGDHEAVYDAGPAPMVSHYNNQYDPVFGFGVQLLRSGDPRWAEHMDALAAHVADIDIYHTTRDKAAYNGGLFWHTYHYAPADTATHRSYPKLLRTLGGPAGLDPNDPKAKKSKHVYALGGGPGNEQNYAAGLALHYFLTGSEQSRAAAIGLAQWVIDMDDGSKTVFRWLARGDTGLASQSRGPEYHGPGRGSGNSLAALLVGHTLTGDAKFLAKAERLIRRVVHPADDVPARKLLDVENRWFYTMFLHSLGKYLDHKAELGQLDAMYAYARASLLHYARWMADHEVPTLSRPDILEYPNETWAAQDVRKFEVLRLAARHAGPDAERFRERARFFFSDSIARLTAFPTRTLCRPVVLLLSLGYTAACPADAAPPPAVAVTDFGRPERFVPQKQTALKRAKLLVAAGAVVGFAAVVALGVWLLAG
- a CDS encoding O-antigen ligase family protein; translated protein: MKQTLFMAALTGFAVVGSFASTPFVGFCVYVLYAVLRPQYMWQWSLPVGVNWSLYVALATILATAVFGPRPPRPAPGRLPPSRVTIAPLHVAMFLFGLCLVASYFTARVPEAGDRMVGDYWKMFLMFGVGAVVTRSVGQVWALYLTYTLSLAYIAYEVNFLYFRHGYLGIATNGYGGADNNGAGMLLAMGVPLCAFAWESTTRWWRWAFAAFIPVILHAVLMTYSRGAMVALVVAAPFWILRGRYRKPKIALGVCVLACLPFLAGQEIRDRFFSVEKYQQDNSANSRLTSWKIGVQIANENPVFGVGIRNSPLLTYSYGADMEGRVIHSQYIQIAADNGYVGLACYLAVVGLAMWDLEKVIRRSRPLDDPDSVRAYVSAAGFQGAIVTFLVGATFLSAEAFEPQYWLFLAAAQLRLAYFAAPVPGTPTRS
- a CDS encoding glycosyltransferase family 2 protein, whose protein sequence is MRLSIYTCVRDGLYHDYHVVQMIRHHLAVADEIVVHDGNSTDGTAEAVAAIGSDKVKLFRSDWGKPTGLDWITNFKNAARRRCTGDWAINLDCDEFLPEWDFAPFREWLAQAPPDADVLPLRMMNFYGSYRVYHRHPEKVPWPDVKWNVHRNKPDIEVYNDGSNVRRVGESATRPAVDAKFAVHHFGFVRNPARLRQKWRNVLANLYARRDGKRTTRFGLPTFLFDLFPHRWKDPQFLPDLAVYDGPYITPVRDDPAEFTRDKDSLYQLLRAKAD
- a CDS encoding class I SAM-dependent methyltransferase; translated protein: MSLPSSLLGPVRRLTTAARHGWGPTRLADHAIRRHQAVQRLPELAGLVSMVAALKPNVVVEVGTRHGGTFSCWPTVAADGALLVSMDLPAGSFGGGSGDPVLARLAEFLRPGQRLETLRQDSHLPASREWLVGVLAGRPIDFLFLDGDHSLAGIRQDFETYGPLVRKGGLVAFHDILPDPGNAHIQVPEFWAELRGRYDAREFIDPPGRTSGGMGIGVVRV
- a CDS encoding glycosyltransferase, giving the protein MTRPLRVGFVVHVMQVAGAEVLVRETVARLAGRVQATVFCLDAIGRIGEEMTADGADVIAFGRRPGRDWGVARRLAAAARERGVEVMHAHQYTPFFYSALAKVLNPRWRLILTEHGRHYPDRVSPLRRAVNRLALDRLADAVTACCHFSAEGLTRTDGFRGNRIEIVENGINVDRYGPAADPAAQKAALGLDPARRYVVHVARHHPVKDQATLLRGFAAAELEGVELLMAGDGLLREELETLAARLGVRERVRFLGIRTDVAELMRAADVFALTSVSEAASLTLLEAMATGLPSVATAVGGNPELVRHEREGLLFPRGDAAGCAAAFRRLFADAALAARLGAAARQRARQRYQLDRTVDEYFRLYCRLAGRTP
- a CDS encoding acyltransferase → MNATRETAKRLARAAALVAVLPVLLHYWFWSLVVGHHAAFRGAVQFVSLLPGLPGIYMRGAFLTHTLAGCHPSARVEFGVLFSEPGAELGEGVYVGPRCILGLVRVGKDALLASGVQVPSGGKTHRFDDPDVPIRDQGGELTLVTIGEGAWVGAGAIVLADVGKGTVVAAGSVVTKPLPDYVVAAGVPAKVLRPRFGGAPDA